A window of the Thermoanaerobaculia bacterium genome harbors these coding sequences:
- a CDS encoding pilus assembly PilX N-terminal domain-containing protein, with amino-acid sequence MRRAHPCKSRFRRDPERGAAFILTILVMFILTILGLALLFSTTTEFQIAGAEATVNKTFYAADSGIQYAYLQGKHATYEGTGTLNSCGGAKAAFWCFDLPDLMPGSTTHTLSVEVSPFRLNDFKLDPGSEINVDSTPLYDKGYSLSSVATDAFLNSQKQITVDFVIGPVPLSVEDVGH; translated from the coding sequence ATGCGACGAGCTCACCCCTGCAAGTCCCGGTTCCGTCGCGATCCCGAGCGCGGCGCGGCCTTCATCCTCACGATCCTCGTCATGTTCATCCTGACGATCCTCGGGCTCGCGCTGCTCTTCTCGACGACGACGGAGTTCCAGATCGCGGGCGCCGAGGCGACCGTCAACAAGACGTTCTACGCCGCCGATTCCGGGATCCAGTACGCGTACCTCCAGGGGAAGCACGCCACGTACGAGGGCACCGGCACCCTGAACAGCTGCGGCGGCGCGAAGGCGGCCTTCTGGTGCTTCGACCTTCCCGACCTGATGCCCGGAAGCACGACGCACACGCTCTCCGTCGAGGTTTCCCCGTTCCGGCTGAACGACTTCAAGCTCGACCCCGGGAGCGAGATCAACGTCGACTCGACGCCGCTCTATGACAAGGGATACAGCCTCTCGAGCGTCGCGACCGACGCCTTCCTCAATTCGCAGAAGCAGATCACCGTCGACTTCGTCATCGGGCCTGTCCCGTTGAGCGTCGAAGACGTGGGCCATTAA
- a CDS encoding GspH/FimT family pseudopilin yields MQLENRRRCRGFSLVEMLIVMAIMGLILAIGIPFFGTILHRSRVDGVAREIDMTVLAARLQAIKRGQNVGVVLSTDPSSAIGAYNTAITFVDAKPDGVLDTSTVPPDVIVHSDLLDPDGHRVILRIDDPGKPSPSTSAATAYIVFTPFGSVGSGGDKAVYVLDTHSNTLQIAVTTPATGKIVMTKLVPGGTPTYELPPWKWY; encoded by the coding sequence GTGCAGCTCGAGAACCGTCGAAGATGTCGAGGCTTCAGTCTCGTCGAAATGTTGATCGTGATGGCGATCATGGGGTTGATCCTCGCAATCGGCATTCCGTTCTTCGGGACGATCCTGCATCGCAGCCGCGTCGACGGCGTGGCACGGGAGATCGACATGACGGTGCTCGCCGCGCGCCTCCAGGCGATCAAGCGCGGGCAGAACGTCGGCGTCGTGCTCTCGACGGATCCGTCCTCGGCGATCGGCGCCTACAACACGGCGATCACGTTCGTCGATGCGAAACCGGACGGCGTTCTCGACACCAGCACCGTTCCGCCCGACGTCATCGTGCATTCCGATCTTCTCGACCCCGATGGCCATCGGGTGATCCTGCGGATCGACGATCCTGGCAAGCCCTCTCCTTCGACTTCCGCGGCTACGGCGTACATCGTGTTCACGCCCTTCGGGTCGGTCGGGAGCGGTGGGGACAAAGCGGTGTACGTGCTCGACACGCACTCGAACACCCTGCAGATCGCGGTAACGACACCGGCGACCGGAAAGATCGTCATGACGAAGCTGGTGCCCGGGGGAACTCCAACCTACGAGTTGCCTCCCTGGAAGTGGTATTGA
- a CDS encoding type II secretion system protein, translating into MKKRRRLSGFTLVEVIVSMGLMALAMLAIAPLFANSMKSNAVGWDYSSLNSLAKQQLEEILQYSFTDARLAVPATATFQSKPGQAYRRPLVGPYELVYVVRDFPSTALPAPGAVPDIANAVDDGNPAWTLSPGVKMISVYVASARSSLSGSTYAEGSNTIAGLFPAGYQGKQIRMTAYKSP; encoded by the coding sequence ATGAAGAAACGCCGCCGCCTGTCCGGGTTCACGCTGGTCGAGGTGATCGTGTCGATGGGCCTCATGGCTCTCGCGATGCTCGCGATCGCCCCGCTCTTCGCCAATTCCATGAAAAGCAACGCGGTCGGCTGGGATTACTCGAGCCTGAACTCGCTCGCCAAGCAGCAGCTCGAAGAAATCCTCCAGTACTCGTTCACGGATGCCCGCCTCGCGGTTCCTGCCACCGCGACGTTCCAGAGCAAGCCCGGACAAGCGTATCGGCGCCCGCTCGTCGGCCCGTATGAGCTCGTCTACGTCGTCCGCGATTTTCCGTCGACGGCGTTACCGGCGCCCGGCGCGGTACCCGACATTGCCAACGCGGTCGACGACGGCAACCCGGCGTGGACGTTGTCTCCCGGCGTCAAGATGATCAGCGTGTACGTCGCGTCCGCGAGGAGCAGTCTGTCGGGCTCGACCTACGCGGAAGGCTCGAACACGATCGCCGGACTCTTCCCCGCCGGGTACCAGGGCAAGCAGATCCGCATGACCGCTTACAAGTCTCCATAG
- a CDS encoding prepilin-type N-terminal cleavage/methylation domain-containing protein, translating to MGRKHGSRGFSLIELLVSLVIVVIVIVAMATLFDRSNRMAKAETSVTDAQQSARYGSYQLVREARMAGAGGISASVADGGTFRQLAVSLNLGSTHWGTSADFDSNDINSTNDTVCIGGPCDSNGAHHVRAGTDLLHVRGVLLNSVYDLGSGSWAPPASGTTGTLVIQPCTKFQDAAADPTSACYPYGSNDMSLFPVGGATQPSEGRLFVMTDLLGNAGVGKITRADPVTVSVGSGSGTKATLTIDVGSSASPDTVYWQTITQNGAFPTGLNTPSRGGILDDRVFFVDDGPKKGQDCTPANATLSPGPCHPQLAVADWVDGDAAGTPFSTATVTPVADDVEDLQVAYGIDFYDAVAGTGSFTGAAPVRTDPVTGLPLKYPSDGSISITNQTDFGNAVTAARGSTIPAAGVDASESATAGADEWLWNVTGEPTSGTLDRTSDLSRLKAIEVSIVTKGQNPDPQYKGPNAQTFPQMDSLAKTVSQITKTAGGALVPMAYHRRNVTVRVQLRNFALQ from the coding sequence ATGGGAAGGAAACACGGCAGCCGCGGCTTTTCCCTGATCGAGCTCCTCGTCTCGCTGGTGATCGTCGTGATCGTGATCGTCGCGATGGCCACGCTTTTCGACAGGAGCAACCGGATGGCGAAGGCGGAGACCTCCGTCACCGACGCCCAGCAGAGCGCCCGGTACGGCTCGTACCAGCTCGTCCGGGAGGCCCGCATGGCAGGCGCCGGCGGCATCTCGGCGAGTGTGGCTGACGGCGGGACCTTCCGGCAGCTCGCGGTTTCGCTCAACCTCGGCTCGACGCATTGGGGCACGAGCGCCGATTTCGACTCGAACGACATCAACTCCACCAACGACACGGTCTGCATCGGCGGCCCTTGCGATTCGAACGGAGCCCACCACGTGCGGGCGGGCACGGACCTCCTCCACGTGCGCGGCGTGCTGCTGAATTCCGTCTACGATCTCGGATCCGGGAGTTGGGCGCCCCCGGCGAGCGGAACGACCGGGACGCTGGTGATCCAGCCGTGCACGAAGTTCCAGGATGCGGCCGCCGATCCGACGAGCGCGTGCTACCCGTATGGCTCCAACGACATGTCGCTGTTTCCCGTGGGAGGCGCGACCCAGCCGAGCGAGGGCCGGCTGTTCGTGATGACGGATCTCCTCGGCAACGCGGGCGTCGGCAAGATCACCCGCGCGGACCCGGTGACGGTCTCGGTCGGATCGGGTTCCGGGACGAAGGCCACGCTCACGATCGACGTGGGAAGCTCGGCGTCGCCCGACACGGTCTACTGGCAGACGATCACGCAGAACGGCGCGTTCCCGACGGGCCTCAACACGCCGTCTCGCGGAGGAATCCTCGACGACCGCGTCTTCTTCGTCGACGACGGCCCCAAGAAAGGCCAGGACTGCACCCCCGCGAACGCGACGCTTTCGCCCGGCCCGTGCCATCCGCAGCTCGCGGTCGCGGACTGGGTCGATGGCGATGCGGCGGGCACGCCGTTCTCGACCGCGACGGTGACTCCGGTCGCCGACGACGTCGAAGACCTCCAGGTCGCTTATGGGATCGATTTCTACGACGCCGTCGCGGGCACGGGTTCCTTCACGGGCGCTGCCCCGGTGAGAACGGATCCGGTGACGGGTCTCCCGCTCAAGTATCCGTCCGACGGGTCGATCTCGATCACGAACCAGACGGACTTCGGCAACGCCGTGACGGCGGCCCGCGGATCCACGATCCCGGCGGCCGGCGTGGACGCCTCCGAATCGGCGACGGCGGGCGCGGACGAATGGCTCTGGAACGTGACGGGGGAGCCGACGAGCGGCACGCTCGACCGGACTTCGGACCTTTCGAGGCTGAAGGCGATCGAGGTCTCGATCGTCACCAAGGGGCAGAATCCCGACCCGCAATACAAGGGGCCGAATGCTCAGACTTTCCCGCAGATGGACAGCCTCGCGAAGACCGTCTCACAGATCACGAAGACCGCGGGGGGAGCGCTCGTCCCGATGGCCTATCACCGCCGGAACGTCACGGTCCGCGTCCAGCTACGCAATTTCGCCCTTCAATAG